The genomic segment CTGGGCGTAGCGCTGGCTGAAGCGATCGTTTCCGCGCCGGCGGAAGCCGCGGGCGAGCAGTTCGTTCCGATCCCGATTTACCGCGTCGGACCTTACGCAGCCGGCGGCACCGGCATTTTCGGCGGCATGATGGATTACATGGAAATGCTGAACAAACGCGACGGCGGCATCAACGGCGTAAAGCTGGTCTGGGAGGAATGCGAAACCGAATACAAGAATGACCGCGGCGTCGAATGCTATGAGCGCCTGAAGAACAAAGGTCCGACCGGCGCCGCCGCATTCAACATGCTGTCGACCGGCATTACTTACGCAATCATCGAACGCGCAACTGCTGACAAGATTCCGGTGATTTCCATGGGCTACGGCCGCACCGACGCGTCGGACGGAAGTGTGTTTCCGTACGTGTTCCCGCTGGTTACCAATTACTGGAGCCAGAATACGGCCAAAATCAAGTTCATCGGCCAGCGTGAAGGCGGCATGGACAAGCTCAAGGGCAAGAAAATCGCGAACCTCTATCACGGCTCGGCTTACGGCAAGGAAACCATTCCGATACTCGACCTGCAGGCGCAGAAATACGGCTTCGAGGTCAAGCATATCGAAGTCGCGCCGCCGGGCAACGAGCAGCAATCGCAATGGCTGCAGATTCGCCAATACAAACCAGATTGGGTGATTTTACGCGGATGGGGGGTCATGAATCCGGCGTCCCTGAAGGCAGCCCAGAAAGTGGGTTTTCCGGCCGACAAGATCGTCGGCGTGTGGTGGAGCGGCGCCGAGGAGGACGTGATCCCGGCAGGCGATGCGGCCGAAGGCTATATCGCCGCGGGCTTCCATCCGTCAGGCACCGATTTCCCGGTCCTTAAGGACATACAAAAACACGTTTATGACGATGGCAAAGGCAATATGGACGACCCAAAA from the Burkholderiales bacterium genome contains:
- a CDS encoding ABC transporter substrate-binding protein; this translates as MGVALAEAIVSAPAEAAGEQFVPIPIYRVGPYAAGGTGIFGGMMDYMEMLNKRDGGINGVKLVWEECETEYKNDRGVECYERLKNKGPTGAAAFNMLSTGITYAIIERATADKIPVISMGYGRTDASDGSVFPYVFPLVTNYWSQNTAKIKFIGQREGGMDKLKGKKIANLYHGSAYGKETIPILDLQAQKYGFEVKHIEVAPPGNEQQSQWLQIRQYKPDWVILRGWGVMNPASLKAAQKVGFPADKIVGVWWSGAEEDVIPAGDAAEGYIAAGFHPSGTDFPVLKDIQKHVYDDGKGNMDDPKRLGTAYYNRGVIQGILTTESIRTAQEKFGKKPLTGEQVRWGIENLKLDDTRIKRLGAVNLLQPMTISCKDHEGGGAVKFQQWDGKKWVVISDWIAADREMVRPLVEASAAKYAREKSITPRDCSKEQTATAQ